AAATAACTTATAATTGAATGCAATTAAATATTATTTAACCTTAATATAATGGAAAGATAATATATAAAGTTTTTTAAATTAAAACTTTAAACCTTAATATCATTCATGATTTTTCATGTTATTGAAAAAAGAAGCGAGGTATATCTTAAATAAAATATGAGAAAAAAAATATATAGAGTGCAAAATAATAATACATCCTGTTAAGTAAATTTTTAAACTTAAAATTGACTACTGTACAGCCATAAAATTTATCTTAAAGACTAATTTTTTAACTTAAACTATAGATATTTATTTATAAATTTATTAATATAAATTAATTCTAGGTGTTTTAAATGTTAAAACTACTATATAAATATATTTTTATTTGTCCTTTCCATTACCACAGAATATTGGACTCATTACAGCTTTTGCTTGAGAATAAATTTTATATTCCAATTCTCCATATGCCAATAGTTTTGGATTAATTTCTTTTATAGAAGAAAATAGAAAAGCACTCAATGCAAGGCTTCCTAGCAGAAATATTTTTTGATAAATAGCCATTTAACAACCTCTTTACTTCTATATTATAAATTTTAGCTAAACTTAGTTTCAGCTTAGTATTTTTACAATATATTTTTTATTAAAATATTGCTAACAAATAATTATTTGTTGCTAAAGAAAAAAAGTTGTAAATTATAATAATTAAGTAAGAGTAATATTATGTCTTTATTTTAGGAGTTTGTTTCAAAATTAAGTATGAGCCTTGGAATGGCTACTTTATTATATGCATATGTCAAGGTTTTCAGCTTATTTATTAGGTATTAATTAAAGAATTCAGGGGTAAATACATTATACATAAATCATTTATAATGCAGAAGAATTTGTATATCACACCTGAATTCCAAAGAATTAATTTTTATACTTTATTTTTTTTACATCATTATGCAGCAACCTTTTCCACTAGTATTTTGATGTGATAGCTCTTTTACCTTTCCAGTTTTTTCCAACAATTATAAGCTTCTTTCATCTATCTTTATGTCTTTTGGAGCAACTTGTGTAATTAGGTCTAAGGCAGAAGTATGTTTATGGTTACGAAGATTGATATCGACGCCATTGGCTAGCATCCAACCTAAGAAAGGCATACTACTTTTTACTGTAGACCATCGTATTTCTGCAACTATTTTAATAGGAACATCTTCGCTACCTCTGGTTGCTTTATCATAAGTAAAAAGAAGAGTATGGCGCAAAAGCTGCATATAGGAGTTAGTAAAGAGGGATTAATAGTTTCACGTATTATGACCAACCATATTACTGATGACCATAAATGTTTAGAATCATTAATACAAAGCGCAGATATAGAAAAGATAACTGAGATTTTAGCTGACATTGGCTACGATAGTAACAATACGTATATTATATTAGAAAATAAAGGTATTAAAGCTACAATAGCACCTCCCAAAAGTGCCAAGACATCTTATACACAACCTAGGTCTGATACCATAAACTATATTAAAGAAAAAGGTTACCATGTGGAGCGTAATAAAAATAAGTATGGTAGAAGAGAAATTATAGAAAATACTATTTACCGATATAAAAGCATTATAGGGGCTAAGCTAAGATCTAGGAAATGGGATAACCAAGATGCTGAGACTTTACTTGGTTGTCATATACTCAATAAAATGACTAACCTGGGCATGACTCATTCTGTAAAACTCACTTAACTCACATGGGTAAAGGAAGAGTATTCCTTGATTCTGATTTGAGCAACAATGCCGTTTTCATCTATATTTACTCGTGAGCGCTTTTCACCTCTTACTTTGTCTGCCCAAAGAACACCCACATTTCCCACATTTTCGGATCTGAATATCTGCTGTGAAAATACCATTCCGGAATTTTCTTCCTGCGTCTGCGGAATTGACTCTTCTATTAAGTTAGCTTTTCTCTTTTTAATCTCAGTGCTTTCTAAATTTTTAACTCTTTCTTCATCCGCCCTATTTTTTCTCTTTTGAAATTGATCTTTGAAAGAGTCTGTTATTTCAAGCTCATTTAACGGTATAGTGGTATCAAAAATATATTGGTACCCTTCGTCATAATTTACTAATTCTACTAACTTGGAGCGGATATTAAAGGAAATACCTACATGCGAAAGAGTAGTTTGTAAAAATGATAAAAACCCCTTATGTTCTTCCGGAGAAGGAAAAGCTTGATTGCTATTCTCATAATCTCCTATAAACTGAAAAGGATAATCCATTAATTCTGGATCCGTAGCTGCTATAGCAATATTTGTGATATAATATTTCTTTGCTTTCTCTTGAATTTTTTCTCTTAATTCAATTAATTTTGCAGGGTTAAACATTTTAAGCCTCTTTCGGGATTTTTTTATTATTATACTAAATAATACTAAATCTTCAAATAAACTATAAAGGAGTATTCTGGATATCTTTATCTTTATTTTTTCTTATCTCCTCTCTCTCAGAAAATCTTTTTGTATTTCCCACAGTATCAGGGCTATCAGGGTTCTTTGATTTGTTTATAACTTCTGGTGTTTTTATATCTTCTTCGGTACGACTTTTTTTAGATGCTTTAATATAAAGATCCGTTTCTTCCTGTTCATTTTCCGTCCTTAATTCCGTTATTTCACAAGAAGTTGAGGTTGATTCAACTTCTTCTTCTAAAGGCCTTTTTTTATTCTCTCCGTAATTTGTTTGTATATTATGTGCTTCTTGCGTACTACCAATTGTTTTCCGGAAGTTGTTATTCCTTTATTTGTTCTCTCTATAAAATGACAAGATATAATGATGCTGATATTATTAATATAAAATTTGAAGCATAGAGCTCATTAGCTTATAATTGGTAAGCTAGCAGTATTACTTACGGAATCACTACCACATTTATTATCTCCACTATATTCATCTAATAATTCTAAAGTTCT
This genomic window from Candidatus Jidaibacter acanthamoeba contains:
- a CDS encoding transposase, which produces MAQKLHIGVSKEGLIVSRIMTNHITDDHKCLESLIQSADIEKITEILADIGYDSNNTYIILENKGIKATIAPPKSAKTSYTQPRSDTINYIKEKGYHVERNKNKYGRREIIENTIYRYKSIIGAKLRSRKWDNQDAETLLGCHILNKMTNLGMTHSVKLT